The nucleotide sequence CGCCAGGACACTTTCTGACTGGACTTCATCTGTAAAGTGAAGACGAAGCTCCCTCGCAAGGACTACTTTTTTCAGTTCACTATTTTCAAAACCGTCTACAACGTCAGTGACTGTCTGCTTCCATGCCTCGGGATCAATTTCAATAATATCCTTCAGACCAAGCCTGGCAAGTGCTGGTTTCTGTCCAGCCTTCGAAAGAACCGCTTCCCTCTCCCTTGTGACTTTATCAAACAGGGACATATCGTCATGCTGAGTGCAGACTACATTGGTTGTAAAGTACGCCTCTCCCTTGACAATAGTCAGCATATATTTCGGAATGTGGAAAAGAGCCTCGGAGAATTTTGACCATAAGCCTGTCTTTTTCTTCAGTGGATCAAATGTAAAACCGCCAAACATAGAAGGTCCTGTTCCATTTACATTGTATTTATTAAAAACCAGTGCTGTATCCATGAAGCGCTTCCACTCTTTTTCAACATGAAAAAAGCGGTCAGCTCCCTGATCCGACTGTATTTGCCCGCATATACCCAATCCAGATAGGAAGTGTTCCCCTTCAGGATCCTTCCAGTAAAAGCGTTCTCCAAAAAAATTTTCCCTGCCTGAAGCAAAAAAATAAAAAGGATCTATACGATCTATTTTATGGACCTCGCTGACCAAAATCGACTGAGATTGCCCTTTGGCCCGCTCAATCGCATCAAGAATTCCCTGTCTAAGTTCCGTTTCCTGAATGGCAACCAAAAATATCCCCCCAATAACAGCCTCTCATCTGTTATCACACGTTTTAAAGCTTATTTTAAGATACACCTCATACACCACGATGTCAATAATGGCGGGCTTTCTTAACCTGTTAACATCCTTATTATATATTGCACGCAAACAGCTGAGACAATCTGGAAAATACATCCTCATTATACGTGAAAATACTAATTGACAGTGTATATGTGAATATCTACACTAATAATTGTAAAGTAATTTAGCCTATATGTTAAAGGTCTTTTTGACAATTTTAGTTCTTTTAGATAAAATATTAAGGTTTGATAGAATGATATAAGGGAGAGAATTAGTTATGCAACCACAGCTACAGCCTAGTTCTTCACCAGCAGTCAATGGCGCAGACTGGAGGGTCTGGTGGCAGCTTACACGGCCGCACACTTTGACTGCCGCATTTGCCCCTGTCCTTTTAGGGACTGCTTTAGCGATAGAATACAGCGGTGGAATCCATTGGGGAATGTTCCTCGCGATGTTAATAGCAAGTCTGTTAATTCAGGCAGCAACGAATATGTTCAATGAATATTATGATTTTAAACGTGGACTAGATAATGAAAATTCCGTTGGGATCGGCGGAGCGATCGTTCGACATGGCATAAAGCCTAAAACCGTTTTGAACCTGGCCTTTAGCCTTTATGGAATTTCAGTCCTTCTTGGCGTATATATTTGCATGAGTACCAGCTGGTGGGTCGCTGCTGTCGGTGTTGTTTCCCTGGCTGCAGGTTATCTTTATACAGGCGGTCCATTGCCAATTGCCTACACACCTTTCGGGGAGCTTGTCGCAGGATTTTTCATGGGTGTTCTAATCATCCTTATTTCCTTCTACATCCAGACTGGCACTGTTACCTCGACTAGTGTACTTGTTTCTTTTCCTAGCTTTTTACTTGTAGGTGCGATCCTGCTTGCGAATAATATTCGTGATCTCGATGGTGACAAGGAATTTGGCCGGAAAACATTGGCGATTCTGCTTGGAAGAAAAGGCGCCATCAGGCTGCTTGCAGGTATGTTCATTGTCTCTTACTCTTGGGTAATCGGCTTAATCATTGCAGGTGTTGTTTCACCTTGGCTGGCGATTGTCGCTCTCAGCATTCCTAAGGCTGTAAAAGCAACGAAAGGCTTCATCGGAAAATCAAATCCATTACAAATGATGCCTGCTATGGCCGCCACAGCAAAGACCAACACAATTTTCGGCTTACTTTTATCAGTAGGCATTTTCATCAGCCTAATATAAGTATACTTGAGAAGCTTCTGCCTTTGGCGGAAGCTTTTTCTATGTTTCTTAAAATCACGAGCGGGTATTTAGTACGTATGACACGAATCAAAACTAAGGATGTGTAATGATGTTGACAAATGACCAGCTTAACAGATTGAAGCAAATGGTTATAGATGAAAAAGAAACGCTTATTTCACAAATAGATAGCAATGAAGAGGAAGGTTATCTGGAGGGCAGCCAGCGTGAAGCTACAGGAGAACTGTCTTCCTACGATAACCATCCAGCTGACAGCGGAACTGAACTGTTTGAACGCAGCAAAAATCTGGCGATGTACGAGCATCATGACGACCAGATTGAAAAGGTCGACAGTGCCCTGAAGGCAATCGAGGATGGCACATACGGAAATTGTGCGGAATGTGGGAAAGAGATTCCTTTTGAGCGGCTTGAAGCAGTACCATATACTTTATATTGCGTCGAGCACTCAAATGAACAGAATCTATCAAATGACCGTCCAGCTGAAGAAGATGTTCTTGATTACACCCATGAAGCCGATTTCGACCGCAGGCAAAACGAAGAAATGGCCGACAACAGGAACAGCTTTGATGATGTAGCCGAGTTTGGCACATCTGAAACACCTTCGGATTTTATCGGTGATCATGAAGACTATAATAAGCTCTATATTGATAATGAAAAAGAAAAAGGATTCACAGAAGACTACGAATCCTTCAGCGCTACTGACATTGAAGGTGATGACCGACAAATATTCCAAAGTGATACCGAAGAGGAATACGAAGAAATGCTGGACGAAGCTGGCATCGAGTCCGAGCTTGGGGACATCCCTTATAAAGAGGGAGACAGTTATGTAGATGATAACAATAAGAAAAATGAATAAGAAAACAGCCTCAGTTCATAAGTGGACATCTATATCCACAGTGGGAGTTTTGTAACCCTTTGGAATTTCAAAAAAGATTGGAGAAGTTTATCTCCAATCTTTTTCACTATTATTTACTCAGCAGCCATCGCATCTGCTTTCGTTTCGTGGACAGTACCGAATGGATGCTCAGGTGGTGCATAAATAACATATACTTTCAGCTTTGTATCGCCTATATTGGTTACATTATGCCATTTTCCTTCAGGAATCATTATCGCATAGTCGTCAGACACTCTAGTCTCAAAATCCAGGTTATCCTGGGTGTCCCCCATTTGTACGAGCGCTTCTCCTTCTTCTACACGGATAAATTGGTCGCCGGTTTCGTGGACTTCCAGGCCAATGTCATCACCAACATCGATGCTCATGACAGTCACCTGTAGGTTGCTGCCCGTCCATAAGGCAGTGCGGAATGTCTCGTTTTGCAAGCTCGCTTCTTCAATATTGATCGTAAACGGTTCTTTTCCATAGTCCTGCAATCGGCTACCCGTCTCTTCCCGTAGACATTCTAACCTTATTGCATGCTCTAATTCATCAGCAAAAGCACGGAAAAATACATTGCCCACCGGCAGGTTTTGGGTAAGTAAATAACTGTTTCGATATGCATGGTAATCCTCTACTTCTGTTTCATAAGCCTTTTGCAAACCTTCTCGATAAGATTGGAAGTCAACCTGATCAAAATGGTACTGTGGATTTTGGCCAGTAAGAGTGACAAACAAATCTGTAAATTGCCTTAAATGAATTTGCTTATCCTCCAAAGCCTGCTGTATAGCTTTCTTATGCCTCCGGTTTGGTGCAGATTTTGCCAGGCGACTGTAAAAATCAACTGCTGAAGCTTCCCCTTTTATTCCAGCAAGCAGCGCTCCAAGTACTTGCTGATGGCTATTATGACTGGATCTTGCCATTACGTTTGGGCTATATGCCGAGGAATCAACATAATATGGATAGGAATAGGTTGGAACGTTATACAATTAGCTCATTCCCTTCACAGGTTTTTATCAACCTATCGTATGCCCAGTAACCAGCAAACGTACATTGTTCTATTTTTGGACAAGGAATATTCCCGCTGCAGATTTCCAAACTAAAAGTAACTTATTAGAAATGGAGATAAACGATGAGTATCATTTTAGCTTTATTGGCCGCCCTATTTGCTTCCTTCACCGCCATTCTCGCCAAAATCGGAATCGAGGATGTCGATTCCAACTTGGCAACTGCCGTCAGGACGATCGTGGTCGTGATCATGGCCTACCTAATGGTGGTGATCACCGGGCAAACCGGAAGCATAACAGCAGTGTCAACGAAATCATTCATTTTCCTGGTTCTTTCTGGATTGACTACGGGTCTATCGTGGC is from Mesobacillus boroniphilus and encodes:
- a CDS encoding isochorismate synthase; translation: MVAIQETELRQGILDAIERAKGQSQSILVSEVHKIDRIDPFYFFASGRENFFGERFYWKDPEGEHFLSGLGICGQIQSDQGADRFFHVEKEWKRFMDTALVFNKYNVNGTGPSMFGGFTFDPLKKKTGLWSKFSEALFHIPKYMLTIVKGEAYFTTNVVCTQHDDMSLFDKVTREREAVLSKAGQKPALARLGLKDIIEIDPEAWKQTVTDVVDGFENSELKKVVLARELRLHFTDEVQSESVLANLLENQQESFTFAFESNGDCFIGASPERLVKKEGSSLFSACLAGSIARGSTPEEDEKLGEELLTDQKNLIEHQYVVDMIRGAMEETCDEVLLPEQPTLMKMRYIQHLYTPVIGKNREGTSLLHLVNRLHPTPALGGLPKQEAIEKIREIEQLDRGLYAAPVGWMDYQGNGEFAVAIRSGLIQGNEASLFAGCGIVADSNAESEYKETSIKFRPMLTALGGKIT
- a CDS encoding 1,4-dihydroxy-2-naphthoate polyprenyltransferase yields the protein MQPQLQPSSSPAVNGADWRVWWQLTRPHTLTAAFAPVLLGTALAIEYSGGIHWGMFLAMLIASLLIQAATNMFNEYYDFKRGLDNENSVGIGGAIVRHGIKPKTVLNLAFSLYGISVLLGVYICMSTSWWVAAVGVVSLAAGYLYTGGPLPIAYTPFGELVAGFFMGVLIILISFYIQTGTVTSTSVLVSFPSFLLVGAILLANNIRDLDGDKEFGRKTLAILLGRKGAIRLLAGMFIVSYSWVIGLIIAGVVSPWLAIVALSIPKAVKATKGFIGKSNPLQMMPAMAATAKTNTIFGLLLSVGIFISLI
- a CDS encoding TraR/DksA C4-type zinc finger protein, translating into MMLTNDQLNRLKQMVIDEKETLISQIDSNEEEGYLEGSQREATGELSSYDNHPADSGTELFERSKNLAMYEHHDDQIEKVDSALKAIEDGTYGNCAECGKEIPFERLEAVPYTLYCVEHSNEQNLSNDRPAEEDVLDYTHEADFDRRQNEEMADNRNSFDDVAEFGTSETPSDFIGDHEDYNKLYIDNEKEKGFTEDYESFSATDIEGDDRQIFQSDTEEEYEEMLDEAGIESELGDIPYKEGDSYVDDNNKKNE
- a CDS encoding cupin domain-containing protein, giving the protein MYNVPTYSYPYYVDSSAYSPNVMARSSHNSHQQVLGALLAGIKGEASAVDFYSRLAKSAPNRRHKKAIQQALEDKQIHLRQFTDLFVTLTGQNPQYHFDQVDFQSYREGLQKAYETEVEDYHAYRNSYLLTQNLPVGNVFFRAFADELEHAIRLECLREETGSRLQDYGKEPFTINIEEASLQNETFRTALWTGSNLQVTVMSIDVGDDIGLEVHETGDQFIRVEEGEALVQMGDTQDNLDFETRVSDDYAIMIPEGKWHNVTNIGDTKLKVYVIYAPPEHPFGTVHETKADAMAAE